The Leisingera daeponensis DSM 23529 genome contains the following window.
TGGCTGGCGGCGGGCGCGGAGCGCCATGTCGCGGAGGCCAGCAGGGTCACGATGCGGCGTCCGGCGCGGGGGCGCGGTGCCGGAGTTTGCGGCGGCGCTGCGGGCTGTGCCGGCGCGGGGTCCTGTGCCGGCGCGGGGGCCGCTGACTGGCCGGCGGCGCGCGGGTCGAAGGGTTTGATGACGCAGAGCGCGGCATTGTCCTGCTCCGGCGCGTCCAGCGCCTCCAGCCGCTGCATCAGCACCGCGCCGATACGGGCGCTGGGGCTCAGGCGTTCGGCGGCCAGCACGGCGGCGATTTCGGCTTCGGGCAGGAATTGCAGCCCGTCGCTGGCGGCCAGCACGATATCGCCCGCCTGCAGGCGCACGGGGATGCTGCGGCAGTCGATGCGGGGGATGCCGGCGCCGGTCAGCACCGAGGTGACGCAGTGGCGGTCCGGGTGGCTGGCGGCCTCGGCGGCGTCCATCCGGCCCTCGGCCACCAGCCCATCCAGTTCAGACGCCATCGAGTGGTCGGCATTGAGCCGGATCAGGCGGCCCTCGCGGAACAGGTAGAGCGGCGAGTCGCCGGCCGAGATCCAGTACAGGCGGTTGCAAAACAGCACCGGGGCCA
Protein-coding sequences here:
- a CDS encoding PP2C family protein-serine/threonine phosphatase; translated protein: MLHSAEVEYDAATALSQGRRERQEDAVAADFPAGTGTGFAVLADGMGGHAAGDIASRIVVTEVFSELKLQAGDPAALEQAIGEVLQQAADGADACLGEYASRQPQARGMGATLLAPVLFCNRLYWISAGDSPLYLFREGRLIRLNADHSMASELDGLVAEGRMDAAEAASHPDRHCVTSVLTGAGIPRIDCRSIPVRLQAGDIVLAASDGLQFLPEAEIAAVLAAERLSPSARIGAVLMQRLEALDAPEQDNAALCVIKPFDPRAAGQSAAPAPAQDPAPAQPAAPPQTPAPRPRAGRRIVTLLASATWRSAPAASQTKTDAPV